Within the Acidipropionibacterium acidipropionici genome, the region GGTTCGGCGATCTCGTGACCCCGGCCTGGTTCGGGGACCTGTGGCTCAAGGAGTCCTTCGCCGAGTTCATGGGCGCTCATGCCAGCGTCGAGGCCACCCGCTACACCGACGCCTGGACCACCTTCGCGCTGGGCCGTAAGGCCTGGGCCTACACCGCCGACCAGCTGTCGAGCAGCCACCCGATCGTCGCCGACGTGCCCGATCTGGAGGCCGCCAAGCAGAACTTCGACGGCGTCACCTACAGCAAGGGGGCCGCCGTCCTCAAGCAGCTCGTCCACCACGTCGGCCTCGACGCCTTCATGGCCGGTGCCCGCTCCTACTTCCAGGATCTGGCCTTCTCATCGGCCACCCTCGACGACCTGCTCCGCCACCTGAGTGCCGCGGGAGGGCGCGACCTGTCGGGCTGGGCCCGGGCTTGGCTGCGCACCACCGGGCCGGACCTGCTCATCCCCGAGGTGCTGATCGATGACGGGCGGATCACCGAACTCACCGTCATCCGCGACGCCCGCAGTTCTAGCGCCTCGCGTCCCGCCACTCGGCCGCACACCCTCGACATCGGCCTCTACCGGCTCCAGGGCGACGCCCTGGTGCGCACCGAACTGATCGGCGTCGACGTCAACTCCCCGCGCACCCCGGTCAAGGCGGCGCGCGGTCTGCCCGCCCCCGATCTGGTGCTCGTCAACGACGAGGACCTCAGCTACGCCAAGGTGCGCCTGGACCCCACCGGAACCGCCACCGCCCTGGCCCACCTGTCGGGGCTGGCCGAACCGCTGGCCCGCGCCCTGGTGTGGTCGATGCTGTGGAATGCGGTGCGCGACGCCGTGCTTCCGGTCGGCGACCACCTCGCCGCGGTCTCCGCCCACGCCGGGGCCGAGACCGATCCGGCGATCCTCCAGGTGGTGCTGCGATCCGCCCGCCAGGAGGTCGACCAGTACCTGCCCGCCCGGGCCGTCCCGGCCGCCCGCGCCGAGCTGGCCGCAGCGGCCTGGCGGGGACTGGACGCCGCCGAGCCCGGCTCCGACGTCCAGCTCGTGTGGGTCCGTCACGCCGCCCTGGCCGGCGCCGGAGACCCGGGCAGCGCCGGTCGGCTGCGCGGCCTGCTGGACGGCACGACGCCGGTGGAGGGCCTGGAGGTCGGGGCCGACCTGCGCTGGTCTCTGTGGCAGTCCCTGGCCGGGCTCGGGGCGGCCGACGTCGACGAGCTCGACGCCGAACTGGGACGCGACCGCACCAAGAACGGCGTCGCCCACCACCTCCACGCCCTGGTCGCGATGCCGGGCTCCGCGGCACGACAGGAGATGTGGCGACAGCTGCGCACCCCCGGTGCGCTGTCCAACGAGCATGTGGACGCCGTCCTCGCCGGGCTGGCCTCCCCGCTCGGCCGCGACGAGCTGACAACGCTGAACGCCCGCTACTTCGACGAGTTGGATGAGGTGTGGGAGAATCACAGCGTCGAGATCGCACAGCGTCTCGTCGAAGGACTCTTCCCCACCGAGGATCCGGCGAAGTCAGCAGCCAGCGCAGACAGTTGGCTCGCCGGCCATCACAACGCCGCGCCCGGGCTCAAGCGCCTCATCGCCGAACAGCGCGATCTGGCCTCCCGGGCGGCAACGGTGCGCGCCTTCAACGCCGGACGCTGATCAATTCCGGAAGGAGCACCAATGAGCGGGACCGGACCGGCCTCACCCATGAATCAGCACGACGAGGACCACATCGTCGACGAGGGGGATAAGGGCTACCAGAAGGGTCTCAAGACCCGCCACATCCGGATGATCGCCATCGGGGGATCGATCGGCACCGGCCTCTTCCTGGGAGCGGGCGGGCGCCTGGCCAACGGCGGGCCCGCCCTGGCGATCGCCTACGCCATCTGCGGGCTCTTCGCCTTCATCATGGTCCGGGCCCTGGGGGAGCTGTCCATCCACCGGCCCTCCTCGGGGGCCTTCGTCTCCTACGCCCGCGAGTTCATGGGCGAGAAGGGGGCCTATGTCACCGGCTGGCTGTTCTTCCTGGACTGGGCCACCAGCGTCATGGCCGACATCACCGCCGTCGCCCTCTACCTGCACTTCTGGACCTTCTTCCAGCCGGT harbors:
- the pepN gene encoding aminopeptidase N, whose translation is MSVKNLTRAEARHRSDTLTVHSYRVCLDLREAEDTEQPLFDVTTQICLTCSVERTFLDLAGAGGVSVVLNGVDAPVAYDGDRLEITGLTPGGTDTLVVTARLPYSRTGEGLHRFVDPADRRTYLYTQFEPADAHRVYPCFDQPDLKAPISFEVSAPAAWTVISNQPEESAEELPDGARRHVFGATPPLSTYISAVVAGPYVRHSSEWTGADGSRIELGLVCRASLEPHLDDEELFTVTRQGLDFYHSQFGYPYPWGKYDQVFVPEYNLGAMENPGCVTFTESYLHRERATRAELAGRANTILHEMAHMWFGDLVTPAWFGDLWLKESFAEFMGAHASVEATRYTDAWTTFALGRKAWAYTADQLSSSHPIVADVPDLEAAKQNFDGVTYSKGAAVLKQLVHHVGLDAFMAGARSYFQDLAFSSATLDDLLRHLSAAGGRDLSGWARAWLRTTGPDLLIPEVLIDDGRITELTVIRDARSSSASRPATRPHTLDIGLYRLQGDALVRTELIGVDVNSPRTPVKAARGLPAPDLVLVNDEDLSYAKVRLDPTGTATALAHLSGLAEPLARALVWSMLWNAVRDAVLPVGDHLAAVSAHAGAETDPAILQVVLRSARQEVDQYLPARAVPAARAELAAAAWRGLDAAEPGSDVQLVWVRHAALAGAGDPGSAGRLRGLLDGTTPVEGLEVGADLRWSLWQSLAGLGAADVDELDAELGRDRTKNGVAHHLHALVAMPGSAARQEMWRQLRTPGALSNEHVDAVLAGLASPLGRDELTTLNARYFDELDEVWENHSVEIAQRLVEGLFPTEDPAKSAASADSWLAGHHNAAPGLKRLIAEQRDLASRAATVRAFNAGR